In the Equus przewalskii isolate Varuska unplaced genomic scaffold, EquPr2 ChrUn-10, whole genome shotgun sequence genome, AGTTGTAGGAAAGAAGGCCTTTCACCAGAAAGTCATCAACCAGCCTGCCTGGTTGCCCTCAAGTCCGTAAACCTGGTGTCGGGGATGCCACATCCTGGGCACATCGACTTTGAGCAACTTGAATCTCCCTTCTTAGATCCTTTCAgatgaaggtttttaaaaatcttttctaattcTAATCTGAAGGGATGGTGTCAAGCATCTGCTGAATGAGAGCCAAGCGTCCTTCCAGAAATAACTGCTTTTCACATTGAAAATGCTACGAGAACCAGGAGCACAGCTTGTGTTTATGACTCCCCGTTGACAGACTGAGGGATCTGTGAGGACTAGAAGAGAACTCTGCCATCAGCTCAGATACACCACTCAGGACATTAGGCGACAAGGCACAGTTGTCCTTTTACCTGTAGGCCGTCAAGAGATGGTCGTTGCGTTTCACCAGAGGTGAAACATTGCTTGACAAAATATTAGATTGATACGCAAGCCCTTCTTTCCCACCCCAGCTGGAGTCTCTTGAAAGGATCATTACTGTGCTTGGTATGGAATAAGCGTTAGCCTCTGAAGGGTGAAGGGAGGGTAAAACGCTGGGTCTTGTCTCTTGTCATCTGCCTGGTAAGAGCACATCAGTCAAGCTCCTAACTCCTGACTCAGTAAACATGGGGTTTGTAGTACTATGATTGACATGTCACCAATACCAGTTAAGTAAACAGATATAAATAGCCTAACTAGTCTCTCAGAGCTGCAGTCACCACAATGCTATCCCAGAATGAGTTAGAATATAGCACTGCTCTGCTTTTGTACGGTCCTATGATATAGCCCCAGACCAGGAGTTAGAAGCTCTGGCTCTGTCCTCACTAACACTCTGCAGGTTGCTTTAGCTTTtagggcctcagttccctcctctgtaaaatgagagggctGGACATGGTTATCTCCAAGTCACTTTCACTTTCTGTGATCCTTCCAGGCAAGGACAAAATGTGCTCATTGTAAGCCTGCCCGGCACATGAACAAAGGTGGTCTTGGTATACTAAATACTCATTAATTGTGTTGTTGCATAAGTTGGAAGCTGGGATGATGAATATCACATGAAACATAGACCCTTCCTCCCTAAAGGCTTTGTGGCTTGAGAAACATAAACGGTGTCTGTAGCACGGAGTACTGAACATAGCAGTGTAATTTATTCCAGGCCTGGAGGCGTAATTCCAGGCACACCCATACTCACTGCATTGACAGAGCGTTTTGTTTCTGAAGTTGACCCCTTCTGTCTTCCAAATTTGACTCCTTCTGACCACAGCCAGGAAGCTGGGGGTGAGGCCAGAATTAACCGAAGCCCACCAAAAGCGGCCGTAGCTGCGTAGAGCAGGTTTTAGTTGATTGCCGAGGGTAGGAATTTGCAGTCTTCATGTAGAAAATGCTGCTGCTTTACCTTAAGGGATTTCTGAGTGCAATTTGTAAACATCCAGCACACCTGAGACACTCTCAGTTCCCTCACTCATGCATACAATCAATGGAATTCATAAATACTTTACATGAGCCCTTTAACACCTCTAAAGGGCCATATTTCCCTCTCTGGTTGATGGCATGGACCCTATAGAAGCCACACATTCCCACTTCTAACCACCATCACTAGGAAAAGGAGTGATCAAGCCAATCACCGTGGAAGCaggatgaaagaaaaagcaaggggGTCTTGCCTGCCTGCCTCGGTTCCACACATTCATACCAGACACTGAGAGTCATGGGGGTTTATGACTCCGTTACACATGCTGCTTTCGAAGCCCATCTGGTGTAAAGCATCCAGTGGAGAAGAGGGTAGGATGGCACAGATTTACCAACTCATGAAGAGTGGAAGCAATCTTAGACACATTCTACAGTCCGTCACGTGAACAGTTCATAGTTGACACCAAGGCCCACCAAGCTGtgtgacttactcaaggtcacatggctaataTAACATGAAGCCACACTAGCTTGGCCTCGGCTGTGCcaagaaatgaggagaaatgaGGGTCGTCTGTCCATCCTCTCCAAACCCAACACACCCCATGGCATCATTAGCACCTCTTTAAAATCCATAGGACGATGATGTAATTTACTCCCTAAATAATCTTATGAGATCTTTTCATAAGGAATTTCCTTTTGAAGGGATTTGACCATGCTACCAGGAATAAAttttgttaagagaatgaaagcttCAACTACAAAATGGGGAATTTAGGGTGGTTCTTTGGCAGAACCTTGTGATTCTGAGAATTGTGGAAACGGTTGAACTGGACGCAAAGCAGGTCAGAAAGCCATGCTGGGTTCAAAGTGGCAAGACCAATGGGCTGAGAATGAGGAGGCCTGGGTCTACCTTCTCTGGCACAAAATCTTAATAGGATGTTTCCAGTGTCCCTGGTTACATGAAGGAATGCCTTGGAAGCCTCTTTGctacttaaaataaatatgaatttagtGAAATGCTCCCTCAAGGAAGAAAAGTACATTTAGGGGACTTCCAAAGGTCACTTATGACCTAAAACAAGTTTAAATAATTGGGAGATTATATGCATGGTTGTCAGAAGTACAAATCAGAGAAGCTCTTCATTGCAACCATTGACTGATAATtcttgcctttgttctttttttcagaatCAAAAAGACCCTCTGGCCGTGGACAAGATAATGAAGGACCTGGACCAGTGCCGAGACGGCAAAGTGGGCTTCCAGAGCTTCTTTTCGCTAATTGCCGGGCTCACCATCGCATGCAATGACTATTTTGTAGTACACATGAAGCAGAAGGGAAGAAAGTAGGCAGCATTGAGCAATTCCTCCCACCCTGAGAGGAGCTCTCCCAAAGGGTCGCTTAAGGAATCTGCCCCACAGCTTCCCCCTGTATAAGGATTTCCTGAGCAGATCGAGACCCTtagaaaatgtacaaataatGTCCCGTTCgacaagcagagaaagaaaagtcagttAAAGCCGGATAAGCTTTTGATTTTTGTATTGCTTGCATCCTCTTGCCCTCaataaacaaattctttttttagttcCTAATTTGAGACAGAATGTTTGTTCCTTCTTCAGAAATACTTGTTGCCTGCTTCATTTCACCAAAAGCCCACACACCCTTGGGCAGCCAGCCCACCGCAGAGCTCTTTCCACAGAACTGGCAAAATGGCAAAGCACGCTGCATTCAGGCCCTGAGTCTAACTTCTCTAATTGATCTGCCTTTGTAGCTGTGTCTAGCCGAAGGGCCAAAACCCCAAGGATTAAGAGAAAGCACTTCAGGAACATATTCTAACTTTATAATTGCTGAGCACGGTCTTGCCCAGTTGAATCAGTGCCTTTCCAACCAGCACTTTGGATGTCTGAGATGTCTGAGTCCATTTTTCATAGCAAAGTTTCAGCAAACTGGGGTAAAAATGAGTCCATATGAGaactaatcaaaagaaaggagAGTCTAGTGTGACACAACAGTAATAACATCacgttaacatttattgagttgtCATGAGATGTCATGGTTGTAGTGGGGTGTCAGGAAAGAGGCTAGTGTGACTTAGATAAGGACTAGTACTTTTTTGCTGCAAATTGAGTGCCAGAACCGGTCTTAACACGTAGCGAAATGTTTCTCCCAGATCTTTCTGTGCCTGTTATAAGCATCAGCATATATGCATTACATACTATATGCTTATTAACAACACAATACTCTGTTTTTAGGGAGAGATGATGTATGAATTGGCACACGAAATTGTTCTAATTAAATAGGTCAACGAAgatggaaacatttatttttatgattggaCACATCAACATAACTCTGGGAAAAAGTTTAACAAAGTCATCTACCATCACAAGGAAAAGCATGCGAAAGGAGTAGGATAGTCCAGAActagctttggggaaaagaaatctAATAAAATCAAGGTC is a window encoding:
- the S100A10 gene encoding protein S100-A10; translated protein: MPSQMEHAMETMMFTFHKFAGDKGYLTKEDLRVLMEKEFPGFLENQKDPLAVDKIMKDLDQCRDGKVGFQSFFSLIAGLTIACNDYFVVHMKQKGRK